Sequence from the Pleomorphomonas sp. T1.2MG-36 genome:
ATCTGGGCGACGACGCAGCACTACGCCGACTTCGACGCACAGATCCGCTCGGTTCTCGGCCGGGGCGTCGAAGATCCCGCCACCTTCCGCGCCGCCTCGGATACGGTGATCGGCGTGCTGATGCGCGGCATACTTCCGACGCGCGACTGAGCGGGATCGGCGCGTCCGCCGGGCGAGTCATCCCACCGCTGGCGCCGGATCGCTGCCCTATGGCTTCGTGAAGACGGAGGCGTGGCTTCGCCAGACGGCCGGACGATCGGCGGCGACAAGACCGGCGGCCTCCGCCAACGCGCACTCCTCGGCAAACGATGCTTCGGAAACGTGGCCGGCCGGCTCGGCGAGAAGCAGCCTTGCGCCGGACTTCATGGCCGACGCCGCCTCCTTGAAGAAACCAGCGACGTCGCCGAGTTCATGAACGACGGCAAAGGCCAGAACGAAATCGATCTCGCCGAGAAGATCGCCAACGCCGAGGCTACTGTCGCGACCGAGGCGCATGTCGATCCGCGTCTCCAACCCCGCCGATCTAGCGCGGCGTCCCAGCGCGGTCAGCATGCGCGGCTCGATGTCGACCACGTGCACCTTGCCGGTTGGCCCGACGAGACGGGCCAGTTCCAGCGTGAAATAGCCCATGCCCGGCCCGGGCTCCAGCACGCGGAACCCCGGTCTCACATAGGGGTCCAACAGTCGGGCCGGATGC
This genomic interval carries:
- a CDS encoding class I SAM-dependent methyltransferase; this encodes MPHRCPWYLGYFLLNPLRRLVQHPARLLDPYVRPGFRVLEPGPGMGYFTLELARLVGPTGKVHVVDIEPRMLTALGRRARSAGLETRIDMRLGRDSSLGVGDLLGEIDFVLAFAVVHELGDVAGFFKEAASAMKSGARLLLAEPAGHVSEASFAEECALAEAAGLVAADRPAVWRSHASVFTKP